The following coding sequences lie in one Oceanithermus desulfurans genomic window:
- a CDS encoding E3 binding domain-containing protein, protein MTEPKITPLARRLAEENGIDWHNLEGTGPDGTIVERDILAFLAKVMAGEVELPPEPSDAAPPEAVPDISQVQEVLAREGVDIGDLVPETPIEPPAPVEAAPTAEEVFVEEETFFEVDFEEEVAEAVPAPAPGPEAAPASGLDDEGWTVVEPEPEEASPWLEPEPEEAAPPAEAPGWEEPVEAAEEPAFEWEAPEPEPAAAEEAAAVEEEPAEPEAFEGVEFAEPAPEETAAATEEAESAGAFAEAEPLEEETAEAAWPLEPEEAFAETPEPEVAEPEPQAPEPVAAEPESAEPEATTEPAAPEAPAAPLPPTEPAAGEAAFAADVEEEAAPEPAVVFPPAFRRAVDLAAAERARADLSAAWRREVPLELLLFRAADRALAELEVPMRPVLGRFEGEAARTLAVQPALGLRDLFDQLLAAEEGGEGLVVLDLSETPYAEVILPGQVLLTLGRAGLPEGLGLLSISGELPTDRTRFLERVAFYLERPILLA, encoded by the coding sequence ATGACGGAACCGAAGATTACACCCCTGGCCAGGCGGCTCGCCGAAGAAAACGGCATCGACTGGCACAACCTCGAGGGCACGGGCCCCGACGGGACCATTGTGGAGCGCGACATTCTGGCCTTCCTCGCCAAGGTGATGGCCGGCGAAGTGGAGCTCCCCCCCGAACCGAGCGACGCGGCTCCTCCGGAGGCCGTTCCCGACATCAGCCAGGTCCAGGAGGTGCTGGCGCGCGAGGGCGTGGACATCGGCGACCTCGTCCCTGAAACCCCCATCGAACCCCCGGCGCCGGTCGAAGCGGCGCCGACCGCGGAAGAGGTCTTCGTCGAAGAGGAGACCTTCTTCGAGGTCGACTTCGAGGAGGAGGTCGCGGAGGCCGTACCCGCCCCCGCGCCCGGGCCCGAGGCCGCACCCGCCTCCGGCCTGGACGATGAGGGCTGGACCGTGGTCGAGCCCGAGCCCGAGGAAGCCTCGCCCTGGCTCGAACCCGAACCCGAGGAGGCCGCGCCCCCCGCGGAAGCTCCGGGGTGGGAGGAGCCGGTCGAGGCCGCTGAGGAACCCGCCTTCGAGTGGGAGGCCCCCGAGCCCGAACCCGCCGCCGCAGAAGAGGCCGCCGCGGTGGAAGAAGAACCCGCCGAACCCGAGGCCTTCGAGGGCGTCGAGTTTGCCGAACCCGCCCCCGAGGAGACGGCCGCCGCTACGGAAGAAGCGGAGAGCGCCGGGGCCTTCGCCGAGGCCGAGCCCCTGGAGGAGGAAACGGCCGAGGCCGCGTGGCCGCTGGAGCCCGAGGAGGCTTTCGCCGAAACGCCGGAGCCGGAGGTGGCCGAGCCGGAGCCGCAGGCCCCCGAACCGGTGGCAGCCGAACCGGAGTCAGCCGAGCCCGAAGCCACGACCGAGCCGGCCGCGCCCGAAGCCCCCGCCGCACCGCTCCCCCCGACCGAACCGGCCGCGGGCGAGGCGGCCTTCGCCGCAGACGTGGAGGAGGAAGCGGCCCCCGAGCCGGCCGTCGTCTTCCCGCCGGCGTTCCGCCGCGCCGTCGACCTGGCCGCCGCCGAACGCGCGCGCGCCGACCTTTCGGCCGCCTGGCGGCGCGAGGTGCCGCTGGAGCTGCTGCTCTTCCGGGCCGCCGACCGCGCGCTGGCGGAGCTGGAGGTGCCCATGCGCCCGGTGCTGGGCCGCTTCGAGGGCGAAGCCGCACGGACCCTGGCCGTGCAGCCGGCGCTGGGCCTGCGCGACCTCTTCGACCAGCTGCTCGCCGCCGAAGAAGGGGGCGAGGGGCTGGTCGTCCTGGACCTGAGCGAAACCCCCTACGCCGAGGTGATCCTCCCCGGCCAGGTGCTCCTCACCCTGGGCCGTGCCGGCCTGCCCGAAGGCCTGGGGCTGCTCTCGATCAGCGGCGAGCTACCCACCGACCGCACCCGCTTTCTCGAGCGCGTGGCCTTCTACCTGGAACGCCCCATCCTGCTGGCCTGA
- a CDS encoding aminopeptidase, with amino-acid sequence MERELARLILDYSRPVEAGETLLVQAEMEAWPLLRELHREALVRGAYPLLRMAYPGEDAEFLERAGAWLERVPEVERALVAASDAFVRVLAPSDPFAASGIDGERLARHRRAWGVLRPPHGRRTLTLWPTAGLAAMAGMSQPAYRRLVRSAFFLDRPDPAAAWRALSKAQARLIRRLEGVRELRIQAAGTDLRMRVEGRRWVNSDGRSNFPSGEVYTAPLEDSVNGEVRFDLPILAGGRWVRGVRLVFEAGRVVEASAEEGDAYLQALLATDAGARGVGELGIGTNFGLERGTGLVLLDEKIGGTVHLALGQAYAATGGTNRSAVHRDLIVDLRRGGVLTADGEVVQENGRFNEDWFVWPG; translated from the coding sequence ATGGAACGCGAACTGGCCCGCCTGATCCTGGACTACAGCCGGCCGGTCGAGGCCGGCGAGACGCTGCTGGTCCAGGCCGAGATGGAAGCCTGGCCCCTGCTGCGGGAGCTGCACCGCGAGGCCCTCGTGCGCGGCGCCTACCCGCTGCTACGGATGGCCTACCCCGGGGAGGATGCGGAGTTTCTCGAGCGCGCCGGAGCGTGGCTGGAACGGGTGCCCGAGGTGGAGCGGGCGCTCGTGGCCGCCAGCGACGCCTTCGTGCGCGTCCTCGCCCCCTCCGATCCCTTCGCCGCCTCCGGCATCGACGGCGAGCGGTTGGCGCGCCACCGCAGGGCCTGGGGCGTGCTGCGGCCCCCGCACGGGCGCCGTACGCTCACGCTCTGGCCCACGGCCGGGCTGGCGGCCATGGCCGGGATGAGCCAGCCGGCCTACCGCCGCCTCGTTCGCAGCGCCTTCTTCCTCGACCGCCCCGATCCCGCGGCCGCCTGGCGGGCGCTCTCGAAGGCGCAGGCCCGCCTGATCCGGCGGCTCGAGGGCGTGCGCGAACTGCGGATCCAGGCCGCGGGCACCGACCTGCGGATGCGGGTGGAGGGGCGCCGCTGGGTCAACTCCGACGGGCGCAGCAACTTTCCCAGCGGCGAGGTTTACACCGCGCCGCTCGAGGACAGCGTGAATGGGGAGGTGCGCTTCGACCTTCCCATCCTCGCCGGCGGCCGCTGGGTGCGCGGCGTGCGCCTGGTCTTCGAGGCGGGCCGGGTCGTCGAGGCCTCGGCCGAAGAGGGGGACGCCTACCTCCAGGCCCTGCTCGCCACCGACGCCGGCGCGCGTGGCGTGGGCGAGCTGGGCATCGGCACGAACTTCGGCCTGGAGCGGGGCACCGGGCTGGTGCTGCTGGACGAGAAGATTGGGGGTACGGTGCACCTGGCGTTGGGCCAGGCCTACGCCGCGACCGGAGGAACCAACCGCTCGGCCGTCCATCGGGACCTGATCGTCGACCTGCGCCGCGGCGGGGTGCTGACCGCGGACGGGGAGGTCGTCCAGGAGAACGGCCGGTTCAACGAAGACTGGTTCGTTTGGCCGGGGTGA
- a CDS encoding C40 family peptidase: protein MKTFALGVLLVLGGALAGSYRVQPGDTLWRIAVSHDVDLTVLLLLNPEAAGGLKAGTELRLPERHRVAKGETLWRIARRYGTDVATLKRLNGLQSDALAVGQELWVPPAPAAAAPAPPQPAPAPAVDTSRLERIASAYLGASYRWGATGPDAFDCSGYVGRVYGELGVALPRSTRDLWARLEPVRDLQPGDLVFFSFGGRGVDHVGIYLGNDRFIHANSVKNRVMIERFSAPWYRKVYLGARRVTPAKRTSLR, encoded by the coding sequence GTGAAAACGTTCGCCTTGGGGGTCTTGCTCGTTCTGGGCGGCGCGCTGGCCGGAAGCTACCGGGTCCAGCCCGGTGACACCCTATGGCGCATCGCCGTGAGCCACGACGTCGACCTCACCGTGCTGCTGCTGCTCAACCCCGAGGCGGCGGGCGGCCTGAAGGCCGGGACCGAGCTGCGCCTGCCCGAACGCCACAGGGTGGCGAAGGGCGAGACGCTGTGGCGCATCGCCCGGCGCTACGGCACCGACGTGGCCACCCTGAAACGCCTCAACGGCCTGCAGAGCGACGCGTTGGCCGTGGGGCAGGAGCTCTGGGTTCCCCCCGCGCCCGCGGCCGCGGCCCCCGCCCCCCCGCAGCCCGCGCCGGCCCCCGCGGTCGACACCTCGCGGCTCGAGCGCATCGCCTCGGCCTACCTGGGCGCCTCCTACCGCTGGGGGGCCACCGGACCCGACGCCTTCGACTGCTCGGGCTACGTGGGCCGCGTCTACGGCGAGCTGGGCGTCGCCCTGCCCCGCTCCACGCGCGACCTCTGGGCCCGGCTCGAGCCCGTCCGCGACCTCCAGCCCGGCGACCTCGTCTTCTTCAGCTTCGGCGGCCGCGGCGTGGACCACGTGGGCATCTACCTGGGGAACGACCGCTTCATCCACGCCAACAGCGTCAAGAACCGGGTGATGATCGAGCGGTTCAGCGCCCCCTGGTACCGCAAGGTCTACCTGGGCGCGCGGCGCGTCACCCCGGCCAAACGAACCAGTCTTCGTTGA